In one Haemophilus parainfluenzae genomic region, the following are encoded:
- a CDS encoding Trm112 family protein, with the protein MREKLNPRLLEVIACPRCLARLKYDQENQRFICPFEQVAYPIEHGVPILLAEKAETLKE; encoded by the coding sequence ATGCGTGAGAAACTTAATCCTCGATTATTAGAAGTGATCGCTTGCCCGCGGTGTTTGGCAAGATTGAAATACGATCAAGAAAATCAACGGTTCATTTGCCCTTTTGAGCAAGTGGCGTATCCTATTGAACACGGCGTGCCGATTTTGTTGGCAGAAAAAGCCGAAACATTGAAAGAATAA
- the kdsB gene encoding 3-deoxy-manno-octulosonate cytidylyltransferase has translation MSFTVIIPARFASSRLPGKPLADIAGKPMIQHVFEKAQQSGASRVIIATDNEQVEKAAKAFGAEVCMTSEAHNSGTERLAEVVTKLGIADDEIIVNIQGDEPLIPPVIVSQVAENLAKFNVNMATLAVKIHEAEELFNPNAVKVVTDKDGYVLYFSRSVIPYDRDQFMQLEDISKAQLADVYLRHIGIYAYRAGFIKQYVQWAPTQLENLEKLEQLRVLWYGERIHVELAKEVPAVGVDTAEDLEKVRSILA, from the coding sequence ATGTCATTTACAGTTATTATCCCTGCTCGTTTTGCATCGAGTCGCTTACCTGGTAAACCTTTAGCGGATATTGCCGGTAAACCCATGATTCAACATGTTTTTGAGAAAGCTCAACAATCAGGTGCGAGCCGAGTAATTATTGCCACAGATAACGAACAAGTTGAAAAGGCAGCAAAAGCTTTTGGGGCAGAAGTGTGTATGACATCAGAAGCGCATAATTCTGGTACAGAGCGTTTAGCAGAAGTGGTAACTAAGCTTGGTATTGCTGATGATGAAATTATTGTAAACATTCAAGGGGATGAGCCGTTAATTCCGCCTGTTATTGTGAGTCAAGTGGCAGAGAATTTAGCAAAATTTAACGTGAATATGGCAACGCTTGCGGTAAAAATTCATGAAGCGGAAGAGTTATTTAATCCAAATGCCGTGAAAGTCGTTACGGATAAAGATGGCTATGTGTTGTATTTTTCCCGTTCAGTAATCCCTTACGATCGTGATCAATTTATGCAATTAGAGGATATCTCAAAGGCACAACTTGCAGATGTGTATCTTCGCCATATTGGTATTTATGCTTACCGTGCGGGCTTTATTAAACAATATGTGCAATGGGCACCAACGCAGTTAGAAAACTTAGAGAAGTTAGAGCAACTCCGTGTATTGTGGTATGGTGAGCGTATTCACGTGGAATTGGCTAAAGAAGTCCCTGCTGTTGGTGTGGATACAGCAGAAGATTTAGAAAAAGTGCGGTCAATTTTGGCATAG